Proteins encoded together in one Anticarsia gemmatalis isolate Benzon Research Colony breed Stoneville strain chromosome 1, ilAntGemm2 primary, whole genome shotgun sequence window:
- the LOC142977222 gene encoding uncharacterized protein LOC142977222, with amino-acid sequence MYSNESDAGGAGGDETRAHALATLVALYVIVSVIGIIGNVSLMAALASGGASRLRTPQMLSACAADFLVCAASAPLAATRAARVDELPCHVTFYIESFPVAASTLSLVAIAADRCGAVRRGGTSLCARPLLAVVAVWIMALLLSAAIFTTTCMSCPPLAAAHALVTYCFPVVAVARCHWAVRVKLTALSLTARAAHGELPLPVPLMRRPTHVIIVAGVGPRERRDAVDVGDVRSKKKLQPSLLGPQPQTSTLRSRRRLGNVLMGIAAIFAACWCPHAALVIASAFGLNVPLLIGHFALLLGYAHSALNAVAYWVLNRHALTSACAAWRLPQLRVREERPSSTNEAALGAFHPRLARPAPSPRPPPSSFLY; translated from the exons ATGTACAGTAACGAGAGCGatgcggggggcgcggggggagACGAGACGCGTGCGCATGCGCTCGCCACGCTCGTCGCGCTGTACGTGATTGTATCAGTTATTGGGATCATTG GCAATGTAAGTCTGATGGCAGCACTGGCGTCGGGCGGCGCCTCACGGCTACGCACACCACAGATGCTAAGCGCATGTGCAGCCGACTTCCTCGTATGTGCTGCGAGCGCGCCACTGGCAGCCACACGCGCTGCCAGGGTCGATGAACTGCCGTGCCATGTCACTTTTTACATAGAG TCATTCCCAGTGGCAGCAAGTACACTATCGCTGGTGGCCATCGCAGCTGACCGCTGCGGCGCAGTGCGTCGTGGAGGTACATCATTGTGTGCGCGCCCGCTGTTAGCTGTCGTCGCCGTGTGGATCATGGCACTGCTGCTTA GTGCAGCAATCTTCACAACGACATGCATGTCCTGCCCTCCACTGGCGGCAGCTCATGCTCTAGTCACCTACTGCTTCCCAGTGGTCGCCGTAGCGCGGTGCCACTGGGCGGTACGAGTGAAACTCACCGCGTTGTCGCTCACTGCACGCGCGGCACACGGGGAGCTGCCCCTTCCCGTGCCGCTCATGCGAAGACCAACTCATGTCATCATCGTAGCTGGAGTAGGCCCCCGCGAACGCCGTGACGCTGTCGACGTCGGCGACGTCAGGTCTAAGAAGAAACTCCAACCGAGCCTCCTCGGCCCTCAACCACAGACTTCGACGCTGCGCTCCCGACGACGCCTCGGCAATGTCCTCATGGGAATCGCAGCCATATTCGCTGCATGCTGGTGTCCTCACGCCGCTTTAGTGATAGCCAGCGCGTTCGGCCTCAATGTGCCGCTGCTAATAGGTCATTTCGCGCTCCTCCTAGGATATGCACACTCAGCTCTGAACGCTGTCGCTTATTGGGTGTTGAATCGTCACGCGTTGACGTCGGCGTGCGCCGCGTGGCGCCTGCCGCAGCTCCGCGTGCGCGAGGAGAGGCCATCTTCGACGAACGAGGCGGCTCTGGGAGCCTTCCACCCCCGCCTCGCGCGCCCCGCACCCTCTCCCCGCCCGCCCCCTTCAAGCTTTCTCTATTGA